One genomic window of Ilyobacter polytropus DSM 2926 includes the following:
- the spoVG gene encoding septation regulator SpoVG translates to MKITDVRLRTVKNENELKLKAYADITFDECFVIHGLKVIDGQKGMFVAMPSRKMPNGEYKDIAHPITPEIRKEVTDTVIEKYNEVEKEESEAESLV, encoded by the coding sequence ATGAAAATTACAGACGTAAGACTCAGAACTGTGAAGAATGAGAATGAACTAAAGCTAAAGGCTTACGCGGACATTACTTTTGATGAGTGTTTTGTTATTCATGGATTAAAAGTAATTGATGGACAAAAGGGAATGTTTGTGGCGATGCCTTCTAGAAAGATGCCTAATGGGGAGTATAAGGATATTGCACATCCGATCACTCCAGAAATCAGAAAAGAGGTTACCGATACAGTAATCGAAAAATATAATGAAGTTGAAAAAGAAGAGTCAGAGGCAGAAAGTCTAGTATAA
- a CDS encoding aminopeptidase: MLYKKENGWKKTEKSQKEIIFSFSEKYKEFLNIGKTEREFVRESIKLAEANGFRDVSSDENLKAGDKIYYVNREKNIVLAIIGKKDIVEGINFIVSHIDCPRLDLKQNPLYEDTDLALMKTHYYGGIKKYQWGSTPLALHGTVVLKSGEKIDIIIGENENDPVFSIPDILPHLDSKVQRGRSSSEILKGEELHIIVGSIPSKINNEEVKELVKYAVLEKLNETYGMEEEDFLSAELQLVPAHKSRDVGFDRGIVGSYGHDDRICAFTSMMAIFDYEGVPEKTAVCFMADKEEIGSTGSTGLQSFYIEYFVSDIIYKIKGQEYSDYLLRKCFWNSRALSSDVNAGINPIFKSVHDSQNAAMLGYGIVVSKYTGARGKSGTNDADAEYVGEIRTLFNENNIKWQTAMLGKVDEGGGGTVAMYLAHHGIKTIDAGPAVISMHSPFELASKFDIYETYKAYKLFYK, translated from the coding sequence ATGCTTTATAAAAAAGAGAACGGGTGGAAAAAAACAGAAAAATCACAGAAAGAAATTATATTTTCCTTTTCAGAAAAATATAAAGAATTTTTAAACATAGGAAAAACTGAGAGAGAATTCGTCAGAGAAAGTATAAAATTAGCTGAAGCTAATGGGTTTAGAGATGTATCCTCTGATGAAAATCTTAAAGCCGGGGATAAGATATATTATGTAAATAGGGAAAAAAACATTGTTTTGGCAATTATAGGTAAAAAAGATATAGTTGAAGGAATTAATTTTATAGTTTCCCATATAGATTGTCCTAGACTTGATTTAAAGCAAAATCCTCTTTATGAAGATACAGATTTGGCTCTGATGAAAACTCATTACTATGGTGGAATAAAAAAATATCAGTGGGGATCAACTCCTTTGGCACTACATGGGACTGTTGTTTTAAAATCTGGAGAAAAAATAGATATAATAATAGGAGAAAATGAAAATGATCCTGTATTTTCTATTCCAGATATACTTCCACATTTAGATTCAAAGGTTCAAAGAGGCAGAAGTTCTTCAGAAATACTCAAAGGAGAAGAATTACATATTATAGTTGGAAGTATACCCTCTAAAATAAACAATGAAGAGGTGAAGGAACTCGTAAAATACGCAGTTCTTGAAAAATTAAATGAGACTTATGGAATGGAAGAAGAAGATTTTCTCTCAGCAGAACTACAACTTGTCCCGGCTCACAAATCAAGAGACGTTGGATTTGACAGAGGAATAGTAGGTTCTTATGGTCATGATGACAGAATATGTGCCTTTACATCTATGATGGCCATATTCGACTATGAAGGTGTTCCTGAAAAAACTGCAGTTTGTTTTATGGCTGATAAGGAAGAAATTGGATCTACAGGATCTACAGGACTACAGTCTTTTTATATAGAATACTTTGTATCTGATATAATTTATAAAATAAAAGGCCAAGAATACTCTGACTATCTTCTAAGAAAATGCTTCTGGAATTCTAGGGCACTTTCTTCTGATGTAAATGCAGGAATAAATCCAATATTTAAGTCAGTACACGATTCGCAAAATGCAGCTATGCTTGGATATGGAATTGTAGTTAGTAAATATACCGGAGCAAGAGGTAAGAGTGGAACTAATGATGCAGATGCAGAATATGTGGGAGAGATTAGAACATTATTTAATGAAAATAATATAAAATGGCAGACGGCAATGCTTGGAAAAGTAGATGAAGGAGGAGGAGGAACTGTAGCAATGTATCTAGCTCACCATGGAATAAAAACAATAGATGCAGGTCCTGCGGTAATCTCAATGCATTCTCCTTTTGAGTTGGCGTCAAAATTTGATATATATGAAACTTATAAGGCTTATAAATTATTTTATAAGTAA
- a CDS encoding RNA-binding S4 domain-containing protein, producing MRLDKFLKVSRVIKRRPVAKTVIDNKKAKINGKIAKAGTEIKSGDILELEYFNRYFKIEIVDVPAGNVPKDKAQDLVKIIEVKELEIPEKEELF from the coding sequence TTGAGATTAGATAAATTTTTGAAGGTCTCTAGAGTTATAAAAAGAAGACCTGTAGCAAAGACAGTAATTGACAATAAAAAGGCAAAAATAAATGGAAAAATAGCTAAGGCAGGTACAGAAATAAAAAGTGGAGATATTTTAGAATTAGAATATTTTAATAGATATTTTAAAATAGAGATAGTAGACGTCCCTGCAGGAAATGTACCAAAGGATAAAGCCCAAGACCTCGTAAAAATAATAGAGGTAAAGGAGCTAGAAATCCCAGAAAAAGAGGAACTGTTTTAA
- a CDS encoding S-layer homology domain-containing protein yields MKKLVFLFFIVFSVGFSEVPFKDITDEHWAYKSVENLLNKGILKQDSEIFQGKNEVTRYEFAYYLSKVINKSDSEKASRDDLEILENLVYEFSKELNKMGFDSDLYLSMVKSHDEKIKELNSKLEENRKLIDELQRKIRELEKNKKTF; encoded by the coding sequence ATGAAAAAATTAGTTTTTCTTTTTTTTATTGTTTTTTCCGTTGGTTTTTCAGAGGTTCCTTTTAAAGATATAACGGATGAGCACTGGGCTTATAAATCAGTTGAAAACCTTTTAAATAAAGGTATACTGAAACAAGACTCTGAAATATTTCAAGGTAAAAATGAGGTAACGAGATATGAATTTGCTTATTATTTATCTAAGGTAATAAATAAAAGTGATTCAGAAAAGGCAAGCAGAGATGATTTGGAAATATTAGAAAATTTAGTTTATGAGTTTTCTAAAGAGTTAAATAAGATGGGGTTTGATTCTGATCTTTATCTATCTATGGTGAAAAGTCACGATGAAAAAATAAAAGAATTGAATTCCAAGCTAGAAGAAAACAGAAAATTAATAGACGAGCTTCAAAGAAAAATAAGAGAATTAGAAAAAAATAAAAAAACTTTTTAG
- a CDS encoding glucose-6-phosphate isomerase, with translation MNKISFDYSKALGFFHQHEIDLMEKQTMSVAETLEKKDGAGNDFLGWMDLPVNYDKTEFERIKTAANKIKEDSEVLVVIGIGGSYLGAKAAIEFLFHSFYNSLSKEERKTPEIYFAGINVSGSYINHLMELIGDRDFSVNVISKSGTTTEPAVAFRIFKKKLEKKYGVEGAKSRIYATTDKARGALKQLSTQEGYETFVVPDDVGGRYSVLTAVGLLPIAAAGVDIDDLMKGAADAREEYKSPYEKNNCYKYAATRNILHRRGKDIELMINYEPKLHYISEWWKQLYGESEGKDGKGIYPASADFTADLHSLGQYIQDGKRHLFETLINIEKPETDITIEEDEFNLDGLNYLAGKTMDYVNKKAIEGTILAHADGGVPTLVVNIPEATAYHLGYLFYFFEKACAISGYLLGVNPFDQPGVEEYKKNMFALLEKPGYEKATEEINKRLNK, from the coding sequence ATGAATAAAATTTCTTTTGACTATTCTAAAGCTCTTGGATTTTTCCATCAGCATGAAATTGATCTTATGGAGAAGCAGACAATGTCTGTTGCGGAGACTCTAGAAAAAAAAGATGGTGCTGGAAATGATTTTCTCGGATGGATGGATCTTCCTGTAAATTATGATAAGACAGAATTTGAAAGAATAAAAACTGCAGCTAATAAGATCAAAGAGGACTCGGAAGTCCTTGTTGTAATAGGTATAGGGGGATCATACTTAGGAGCAAAGGCAGCGATAGAGTTTTTGTTTCACTCTTTTTACAACAGTCTTTCGAAAGAAGAGAGAAAAACCCCTGAAATTTATTTTGCAGGAATAAATGTATCCGGATCTTATATCAACCATTTGATGGAGCTTATAGGGGATAGAGATTTTTCTGTAAATGTAATATCAAAATCCGGAACAACTACAGAACCTGCAGTTGCATTTAGAATTTTCAAAAAGAAACTAGAAAAAAAATATGGTGTAGAAGGCGCAAAATCGAGAATATATGCTACAACTGACAAAGCCAGAGGAGCTTTAAAACAGCTATCTACTCAAGAGGGCTATGAAACATTTGTTGTTCCTGACGATGTAGGGGGAAGATATTCTGTACTTACTGCAGTAGGACTATTACCTATAGCAGCTGCTGGTGTAGATATAGATGATCTCATGAAGGGAGCGGCAGATGCTAGAGAGGAGTATAAGTCTCCTTACGAAAAAAATAACTGTTATAAGTATGCAGCAACTAGAAATATTCTTCATAGAAGAGGAAAAGATATAGAGCTTATGATAAATTATGAGCCAAAGCTTCATTATATTTCAGAATGGTGGAAACAGCTTTATGGAGAATCAGAGGGAAAAGACGGAAAAGGAATTTATCCAGCATCTGCAGATTTCACAGCTGATCTACATTCTTTAGGTCAATATATCCAAGATGGAAAGAGACATCTTTTTGAAACTCTTATAAATATAGAAAAACCAGAAACAGATATAACAATAGAAGAGGACGAATTTAACTTAGACGGTTTAAACTATCTTGCAGGGAAAACCATGGACTATGTAAACAAAAAAGCTATAGAGGGGACAATATTAGCCCATGCAGACGGAGGAGTTCCTACTCTTGTGGTAAACATTCCAGAAGCAACAGCTTATCATTTGGGATACCTATTCTACTTCTTTGAAAAAGCTTGTGCTATAAGTGGATATTTACTCGGAGTAAATCCTTTCGATCAGCCAGGAGTGGAAGAATACAAGAAAAACATGTTTGCTCTTTTGGAAAAACCAGGTTATGAAAAAGCAACAGAAGAGATAAATAAAAGACTAAATAAATAA
- the ispE gene encoding 4-(cytidine 5'-diphospho)-2-C-methyl-D-erythritol kinase, which produces MIKKIKSNAKINIGLNIKGKLSNGYHLLDMVMAPINLYDEIEINFTGDPGPLIIKTNREDIPTGKENILYKVYEAFYNKTGISNQNIELYLEKKIPHQAGLGGGSSNGGFFLKELNLYHGNPLDLEEMVDISKGIGADIPFFLVNKTCRINGIGEKVQIVENNLECDILIIKPPFGVSTGKAYNNFSKLENKKDANIEKILVGLKENKLSDVLNNIENHLEQALLIENEDLRSFKNFLDSLKFTYFFMSGSGSAYFSLVEKKNSQEMYSNLKCLLEGCEVYLCSFS; this is translated from the coding sequence ATGATAAAGAAAATAAAATCAAACGCTAAAATAAATATAGGACTCAACATTAAAGGTAAACTTTCAAATGGATACCATCTTTTAGATATGGTGATGGCCCCTATAAATCTTTATGATGAGATTGAAATTAATTTTACAGGGGATCCTGGACCCCTCATTATAAAGACAAATCGAGAAGACATCCCAACAGGAAAGGAAAATATTCTCTATAAGGTATATGAAGCCTTCTATAATAAGACAGGTATATCAAATCAAAATATAGAACTTTATTTGGAAAAAAAAATACCTCATCAGGCAGGTCTTGGAGGCGGAAGTTCCAACGGAGGATTTTTCTTAAAGGAGCTAAATCTATATCATGGGAATCCCCTGGATCTAGAGGAGATGGTGGATATTTCAAAAGGTATAGGGGCAGACATTCCGTTTTTTCTGGTAAATAAAACCTGTAGAATTAATGGTATAGGGGAAAAGGTTCAAATAGTGGAAAATAATCTCGAATGTGATATTTTGATAATAAAGCCACCTTTTGGAGTTAGTACAGGAAAGGCATACAATAATTTTTCAAAACTTGAAAATAAAAAAGATGCAAATATTGAAAAAATATTGGTGGGATTAAAGGAAAATAAACTTTCTGATGTATTAAACAATATAGAAAATCATTTAGAACAGGCGTTATTAATTGAAAATGAAGATTTGAGGTCATTTAAAAATTTTTTGGACAGTTTAAAATTTACTTATTTCTTCATGTCTGGAAGTGGTAGTGCCTATTTTTCATTGGTGGAAAAGAAAAATTCTCAAGAAATGTATTCAAATTTAAAATGTCTTTTAGAGGGCTGTGAAGTTTATCTTTGCAGTTTTTCATAA